The genomic region TGCACGTCAAAGCCGAACCTCTCGACCATCATGAAGCCGGCAAAGACCATAAAGATCTGCCGCCGCGCGCCGGCCATGAACTGCAGCGCGTAATACAGCCAATAGCGCTTGCGCAGCACCATGGTCTTGTTCTGCGGCGTCGGCGATTCAAACTGCGGATAGGCAAACAGCGCAAACAGCGCCAGCCCAGCGGTGGTAAACCCGGCCATCATGAACACGATGTTATAGCTGAGATTCAACGTCTCCCACATCAGCACAATCAGCACAAACACCACCAGCGTCACTGCCGATCCCATGCCCAGAAGCCAGCCCAACATCTGTGGCGCCTTGTCCTTGGGCAGCCATTGCAGTTGCAGCGACTGATTCACTGTCTCGTAATAGTGAAAGCCAAGCGAGCTGAGAAAGGTCAACGTCAGGATACCGGTCAGACTGGGGAACCAGGCGGTAAAGGCGGTCGCCACCCCCAGAAGCGCCAGCGACACCATGCCCAGTACCTGCTCGCGCACAAACAGAATGATGGCGATCACCCCGATGGCAAAAAAGCCCGGAATTTCGCGCACGGTATGCAGCAAGCCGATATCTGACCCTTCAAATCCGGCGACCTCAATCACAAAATTATTCAGCAGCGCATACCAGGTGAAAAACGCAATGGGCATCGCCGCCGACATCACGAACAACAGGGTTATCGGGCGGCGCCAGAACGGCAGATGCGCCGCGTCGGTAAGATTGAATGGTTTGAACATTCTTCGCTCTTACGCCTCAATTGCGGCCTGCGGTAGAGGCAATAGGCAAGTGCACATAGAGGTCTGCATCCCTGCAGACCTCGTTCCAGTCGAGACCCGCACAGCCGCAACGCCCCTGATGAGATGTCGAGCTGCGTGGCCAGAGGGGCGCCATGAGTATTTCCGGCAAAAAGAAACATCGGGGGAGTGCCATCACTTGAGTTTCTTTTTGCTAAAATACTCAGAATCCGCGCGCCGCAACAGGCACCGCGTCCTCAGAAAAAATTCTGCGGGTCGATATCCACATTCAACCGTAACTCGCCTTTTAGCCGACAGGGCGCAATCCAGCGCGAAATGGCATCCTGCAGCGGCACCCCCTTGGCAGCCTTGACCAGCAGCCGTACCCGGTGGCGGCCGCGAATGCGGGCAATCGGCGCGGGCGCCGGCCCGTAAACCTGCGCCCCGATCGCCCGCAAGGGCCCATCATTGCGCGCCAGCGCGTTGCCCAGGTCAAACACTGTCGGCAGATCGGGGCCCGACAGGATGATCCCGGCCATGCGGCCATAGGGCGGCACCCCGGCGGCCTGACGCTCAGCCGCCTCAGCTTTCCAGAAGCCTTCCTCATCGCCGGACAGAATGGCGCGGATCACCGGATGCTCGGGCTGGAAACTCTGCAACAGCGCCTCGCCCGGTTTTTCGGCGCGGCCTGCCCGGCCCGCCACCTGTCGCATCAGTTGAAAGGTGCGCTCGGCGGCGCGCAGGTCTGACCCTTGCAGCCCCAGATCCGCATCAATCACCCCGACAAGTGTCAGCAGTGGAAAGTTGTGCCCTTTGGCCACCAGCTGAGTGCCCAGGATGATGTCCGCCTCGCCCTTTACGATCTCGGATATCCGCTCTTTCAACGCCCGCGCCGAGCCAAACAGATCCGAGCTGAGCACAGCAATGCGCGCCTCGGGGAACACCAGTGCCGCCTCTTCGCCCAGCCGTTCGATGCCGGGGCCAACCGGCGCCATCTTGCCCTCGACCTCACAGGAGGGGCACACTGTCGGCAGCGGTTTGGTCTCGCCGCATTGGTGGCACATCAGCCGGTTCTGGAACCGGTGCTCTACCATGCGCGCATCACAGTGATCACAGGCCACCTGATTACCACAGGCCCGACAGATCGTCACCGGCGCAAAGCCACGGCGGTTCAGGAACAGCAGCGACTGCTCGCCGCGTTCCAGCCGTTTACCCATGGCGCTGCGCAAGGTCGGGGAAATCCAGGTGGCCGGGGCCAGTTTCTCAACCCGCATATCAATGGCGCGCATTTCAGGCAGCACCGCCGCGCCATAACGCGAGGCCAGATCGAGGCGGCGGTATTTGCCTACCTCGGCATTGACCCAACTTTCCAGACTGGGCGTCGCCGAGGCCAGCACCACCTGCGCCGAACACATATTCGCCCGCAGCACCGCCATGTCGCGGGCGTTATACAACACGCCCTCTTCCTGCTTGTACGAGGTGTCATGTTCCTCATCGACGATGATCAGACCCAGATTTTGGAACGGCAGGAATAGCGACGAGCGCGCCCCAATCACCAGTTGCGCCGCGCCCTGCCCGACCATGCGCCAGATCCGGCGGCGCTCGGTCATGGTGGCGCCGGAATGCCATTCCGCCGGGGTGGCGCCAAAGCGGACCTCGACCCGGGTCAGAAATTCTGCTGTCAGGGCAATTTCGGGCAGCAGCACCAGCGCCTGCCGCCCCGCTCGCAGACAGGCGGCGACGGCCTCAAGGTAGACTTCGGTCTTACCCGATCCGGTCACCCCTTTCAGCAGGGTAGTGCCATAGGTGCCGCTCTGCACCGCCTGCGCAAGAACCGCCGCCGCTTCGGCCTGATCCGCGGTCAGAGTCTTGCTTGGCCGTTCCGGGTCCAGTTTGGGATAGGGCAGATCGCGCGGCGCCTCCTCTTCCCGCAGGGCGCCCTGCTTCACCAACCCCTTGATCACCGAGGGTGTCACCCCAGCCAGATCCGACAGTTCCTTGGGGGTAAAGGCCAGCCCAGCGTATTCCTCCAGCGCCGCCAGTACCCGCGCCCTTGCATCGGTCATCCGCTCCGGCTCACTCGGGCCGCGCCGCAGGATCTTGCGCATCGACACCGGATCAGACAGCCCCGGCGCCCGGGTTGCCAGCCGCAACATCATCGTCAGCGGCGTCAGAGTGTAAGCAGCCGCTCGGCTCAGGAACTGGCGC from Parasedimentitalea psychrophila harbors:
- a CDS encoding MFS transporter, yielding MFKPFNLTDAAHLPFWRRPITLLFVMSAAMPIAFFTWYALLNNFVIEVAGFEGSDIGLLHTVREIPGFFAIGVIAIILFVREQVLGMVSLALLGVATAFTAWFPSLTGILTLTFLSSLGFHYYETVNQSLQLQWLPKDKAPQMLGWLLGMGSAVTLVVFVLIVLMWETLNLSYNIVFMMAGFTTAGLALFALFAYPQFESPTPQNKTMVLRKRYWLYYALQFMAGARRQIFMVFAGFMMVERFGFDVHELTGLYLINLVVKMLVAPFLGKAVGYFGERRTLIWEYVGLTLVFMAYGGIYWFGWGVLFASVLYVIDNILFGLALALKTYFQKIADPADIAPTAAVAFTINHIAAVFLPVLLGLLWMVSPAAVFGLASCMALTSLGLSLLVPRHPEPGNETVLSKYRMAAPAE
- a CDS encoding primosomal protein N'; protein product: MSGQEFFHAGERVGVLTTQPLDRVLDYRAPEGGCFRGAYVEVPLGPRRVLGVVWGPGQGDFDSAKLRAVNRVLDIAPMRDEMRQFLSRAAAYTLTPLTMMLRLATRAPGLSDPVSMRKILRRGPSEPERMTDARARVLAALEEYAGLAFTPKELSDLAGVTPSVIKGLVKQGALREEEAPRDLPYPKLDPERPSKTLTADQAEAAAVLAQAVQSGTYGTTLLKGVTGSGKTEVYLEAVAACLRAGRQALVLLPEIALTAEFLTRVEVRFGATPAEWHSGATMTERRRIWRMVGQGAAQLVIGARSSLFLPFQNLGLIIVDEEHDTSYKQEEGVLYNARDMAVLRANMCSAQVVLASATPSLESWVNAEVGKYRRLDLASRYGAAVLPEMRAIDMRVEKLAPATWISPTLRSAMGKRLERGEQSLLFLNRRGFAPVTICRACGNQVACDHCDARMVEHRFQNRLMCHQCGETKPLPTVCPSCEVEGKMAPVGPGIERLGEEAALVFPEARIAVLSSDLFGSARALKERISEIVKGEADIILGTQLVAKGHNFPLLTLVGVIDADLGLQGSDLRAAERTFQLMRQVAGRAGRAEKPGEALLQSFQPEHPVIRAILSGDEEGFWKAEAAERQAAGVPPYGRMAGIILSGPDLPTVFDLGNALARNDGPLRAIGAQVYGPAPAPIARIRGRHRVRLLVKAAKGVPLQDAISRWIAPCRLKGELRLNVDIDPQNFF